A single window of Pseudomonas lutea DNA harbors:
- a CDS encoding amino acid aminotransferase, giving the protein MSLFSAVEMAPRDPILGLNEAFNADTRTTKVNLGVGVYSNEEGKIPLLRAVVEAEENRVAQHVPRGYLPIDGIAAYDKAVQTLLFGAESPLLASGRVMTVQAVGGTGALKIGADFLKQLSPDAVVAISDPSWENHRALFETAGFPVQNYRYYDAATHDVNRAGMLEDLQNLPSGSIVVLHACCHNPTGVDLTLEDWKKVLEVLKAKGHVPFLDMAYQGFGDGIEEDAAAVRLFADSGLTFFASSSFSKSFSLYGERVGALSIVTDSKEETARVLSQVKRVIRTNYSNPPTHGATIVATVLNSPELRSKWEEELGEMRQRIRAMREEMTQRLANNAAGQDFSFVARQRGMFSYSGLTTPQVHRLRNEFGIYALDTGRICVAALNKGNIEAVTAAILAVI; this is encoded by the coding sequence ATGAGCCTGTTCTCCGCTGTCGAAATGGCACCACGCGATCCTATCCTGGGCCTCAACGAAGCATTCAACGCCGATACCCGCACGACCAAGGTCAACCTGGGTGTGGGCGTTTACAGCAACGAAGAAGGGAAAATTCCGCTGCTGCGCGCCGTTGTCGAAGCGGAAGAGAATCGTGTTGCTCAACACGTGCCACGCGGTTACCTCCCGATCGACGGCATCGCCGCCTATGACAAGGCTGTGCAGACGCTGCTTTTCGGTGCCGAATCGCCGCTGCTGGCCTCGGGCCGGGTGATGACGGTGCAAGCGGTCGGCGGCACGGGTGCTCTGAAAATCGGCGCTGACTTCCTCAAGCAATTGTCCCCCGACGCCGTGGTGGCGATCAGCGACCCGAGCTGGGAAAACCACCGGGCGCTGTTCGAGACCGCTGGCTTCCCGGTGCAGAACTATCGCTACTACGACGCCGCCACCCATGACGTGAACCGCGCCGGCATGCTCGAAGACCTGCAGAACCTGCCGTCGGGCTCGATCGTCGTGCTGCACGCCTGCTGCCATAACCCGACCGGTGTCGACCTGACACTGGAAGACTGGAAAAAGGTGCTTGAGGTGCTCAAGGCCAAGGGGCATGTGCCGTTTTTGGACATGGCCTATCAGGGCTTCGGTGATGGCATCGAGGAAGACGCGGCGGCGGTTCGGTTATTTGCCGACAGCGGCCTGACTTTCTTCGCCTCGAGCTCATTTTCGAAGTCTTTTTCGCTGTACGGCGAGCGGGTCGGCGCGTTGTCGATCGTGACCGATTCGAAAGAGGAAACGGCTCGCGTTTTGTCTCAGGTCAAGCGTGTGATCCGCACGAACTATTCCAACCCGCCGACCCATGGGGCGACTATCGTTGCGACGGTGTTGAACAGCCCTGAGTTGCGTAGCAAGTGGGAGGAGGAGTTGGGCGAGATGCGTCAGCGGATTCGTGCGATGCGTGAGGAGATGACGCAGCGTCTGGCGAATAACGCGGCGGGGCAGGATTTCAGTTTTGTGGCGCGCCAGCGGGGGATGTTTTCGTATTCGGGTCTGACGACGCCGCAGGTTCATCGCTTGCGCAATGAGTTCGGGATTTATGCGTTGGATACGGGGCGGATTTGTGTGGCGGCGTTGAACAAGGGGAATATCGAGGCTGTTACTGCAGCGATTCTCGCCGTTATCTGA
- a CDS encoding oxidoreductase, giving the protein MSKTKTLFITGVSSGFGQALSQQALAAGHVVIGTLRNSQAVQAFEAQAPGRAHGVLLDVTDFDAIDRVVADTDKAFGPIDVLVNNAGYGHEGILEESPLEELRRQFDVNVFGAVAIMKAFVPLFRERRSGHILNVTSMGGFMTLPGISYYHGSKFALEGISESLGKELKPFNVFVTAVAPGSFRTDWAGRSMQRSPRQIADYDASFDPVRQARAERSGKQPGDPVKAAEAMLKLIDSKNPPAHLLLGSDALKMVREKLAQLEAEFAEWEEVSRSTDG; this is encoded by the coding sequence ATGAGCAAAACCAAAACTCTTTTCATCACCGGTGTCAGCAGCGGCTTCGGCCAGGCGCTGTCGCAGCAGGCGTTGGCAGCGGGTCATGTGGTGATCGGAACCCTGCGTAACTCCCAGGCTGTGCAGGCATTCGAGGCGCAGGCACCGGGCCGCGCCCACGGCGTGCTGCTGGATGTCACCGATTTCGACGCCATTGACCGGGTTGTGGCCGACACTGATAAAGCGTTTGGGCCCATCGACGTGCTGGTCAACAACGCTGGCTACGGCCATGAAGGCATTCTTGAAGAGTCACCGCTGGAAGAGTTGCGCCGCCAGTTCGACGTCAACGTGTTTGGCGCAGTGGCGATCATGAAAGCCTTCGTGCCGTTGTTTCGCGAGCGCCGGAGCGGTCACATTCTCAACGTCACGTCGATGGGCGGGTTCATGACGCTGCCGGGGATTTCCTACTACCACGGCAGCAAGTTCGCACTGGAGGGCATCTCCGAGTCGCTGGGCAAGGAGCTCAAACCGTTCAACGTGTTCGTCACTGCGGTGGCGCCGGGGTCGTTCCGCACCGACTGGGCCGGGCGCTCGATGCAGCGCTCGCCACGGCAGATCGCCGATTACGACGCCAGCTTCGACCCGGTGCGCCAGGCGCGTGCTGAACGCAGCGGTAAGCAGCCCGGCGATCCGGTCAAGGCGGCAGAAGCCATGCTCAAGCTGATCGACAGCAAAAACCCGCCCGCGCATTTGTTGCTGGGCAGTGATGCGCTGAAGATGGTTCGGGAGAAGCTGGCACAACTCGAAGCCGAGTTTGCGGAATGGGAAGAGGTGTCGCGGTCGA
- the uvrB gene encoding excinuclease ABC subunit UvrB, with protein sequence MSEFQLVTRFEPAGDQPEAIRQLVEGIDAGLSHQTLLGVTGSGKTFSIANVIQQVQRPTLVLAPNKTLAAQLYGEFKAFFPNNSVEYFVSYYDYYQPEAYVPSSDTFIEKDASINDHIEQMRLSATKALLERKDSIIVTTVSCIYGLGSPETYLRMVLHVDRGDKLDQRALLRRLADLQYTRNDMDFARATFRVRGDVIDIFPAESDLEAIRIELFDDEVESLSAFDPLTGEVIRKLPRFTFYPKSHYVTPRETLLDAMEGIKAELNERLEYLRGANKLVEAQRLEQRTRFDLEMILELGYCNGIENYSRYLSGRPSGAPPPTLYDYLPADALLVIDESHVSVPQVGAMYKGDRSRKETLVEYGFRLPSALDNRPMRFDEWENVSPQTIFVSATPGPYEAEHAGRVVEQVVRPTGLVDPQIEIRPALTQVDDLLSEIHKRVAIEERVLVTTLTKRMSEDLTDYLADHGVRVRYLHSDIDTVERVEIIRDLRLGTFDVLVGINLLREGLDMPEVSLVAILDADKEGFLRSERSLIQTIGRAARNLNGRAILYADRITGSMERAIEETDRRREKQIAFNLANGITPKSVIKDVADIMEGATVPGSRSKKRKGMAKAAEENAKYEAELRSPSEITKRIRQLEEKMYQLARDLEFEAAAQMRDEIGKLRERLLAV encoded by the coding sequence ATGTCCGAGTTTCAACTCGTTACCCGTTTTGAGCCGGCCGGTGATCAACCGGAGGCGATTCGTCAGTTGGTCGAAGGCATCGACGCAGGGCTGTCGCACCAGACGCTGCTGGGTGTGACCGGGTCGGGCAAAACCTTCAGCATCGCCAACGTGATCCAGCAAGTGCAGCGCCCGACCCTCGTGCTGGCGCCGAACAAGACCCTGGCCGCCCAGCTGTATGGCGAGTTCAAGGCCTTCTTCCCCAACAACTCCGTCGAGTACTTCGTTTCCTACTACGACTACTACCAGCCGGAAGCCTACGTGCCGTCGTCCGACACCTTCATCGAGAAGGATGCGTCGATCAACGACCACATCGAGCAGATGCGCCTGTCGGCGACCAAAGCGCTGCTGGAGCGCAAGGACTCGATCATCGTCACCACGGTGTCGTGCATTTACGGCCTGGGCAGCCCGGAAACCTATCTGCGCATGGTGCTGCACGTCGATCGCGGCGACAAACTCGACCAGCGCGCGCTGCTGCGTCGCCTGGCCGATCTGCAATACACCCGTAACGACATGGATTTCGCTCGGGCAACCTTCCGGGTGCGCGGCGACGTGATCGATATCTTCCCGGCAGAATCGGACCTCGAAGCCATCCGCATCGAGCTGTTCGACGACGAAGTGGAAAGCCTCTCGGCGTTCGATCCGCTGACCGGTGAAGTCATCCGCAAGCTTCCGCGCTTCACGTTCTACCCGAAAAGCCACTATGTAACGCCGCGCGAAACCCTGCTCGACGCGATGGAAGGCATCAAGGCCGAGCTCAACGAGCGCCTCGAATACCTGCGCGGCGCCAACAAGCTGGTGGAAGCGCAACGCCTGGAGCAACGCACTCGCTTCGATCTGGAGATGATCCTGGAGCTGGGTTACTGCAACGGCATCGAAAACTACTCGCGCTACCTGTCGGGCCGTCCTTCCGGGGCGCCGCCGCCGACGCTGTACGACTACCTGCCCGCCGACGCGCTGTTGGTCATCGACGAGTCCCACGTCAGCGTGCCGCAGGTCGGCGCTATGTATAAGGGCGACCGCTCTCGCAAGGAAACGCTGGTGGAGTATGGCTTCCGCCTGCCGTCGGCGCTGGACAACCGGCCGATGCGCTTCGACGAGTGGGAAAACGTCAGCCCGCAGACCATCTTCGTATCGGCGACGCCGGGCCCCTATGAGGCCGAGCACGCTGGACGTGTGGTCGAGCAGGTCGTGCGTCCGACCGGGCTGGTCGATCCGCAGATCGAGATCCGCCCGGCGTTGACTCAGGTGGACGACCTGCTTTCCGAAATCCACAAGCGCGTGGCGATCGAGGAGCGGGTGCTGGTGACTACGCTGACCAAGCGCATGTCCGAAGATTTGACCGATTACCTGGCCGACCACGGCGTCCGTGTGCGTTACCTGCACTCGGACATCGACACCGTCGAACGCGTCGAGATCATCCGCGACCTGCGCCTGGGCACCTTTGATGTGCTGGTGGGGATCAACCTGCTGCGCGAAGGCCTGGACATGCCGGAAGTCTCGCTGGTGGCGATCCTTGATGCCGACAAGGAGGGCTTTCTGCGCTCCGAGCGCTCGCTGATCCAGACCATCGGCCGTGCTGCGCGAAACCTCAACGGCCGCGCGATCCTCTACGCCGACCGTATCACCGGCTCCATGGAACGTGCGATTGAAGAGACCGATCGTCGCCGCGAGAAACAGATCGCGTTCAACCTGGCCAATGGCATCACGCCGAAAAGCGTGATCAAGGACGTTGCCGACATCATGGAAGGCGCGACCGTCCCTGGCTCGCGCAGCAAGAAGCGCAAGGGCATGGCCAAGGCCGCCGAGGAGAACGCCAAGTACGAAGCCGAACTGCGCTCGCCGAGCGAGATCACCAAGCGCATCCGTCAACTGGAGGAAAAGATGTACCAGTTGGCGCGCGACCTGGAGTTCGAAGCCGCGGCGCAGATGCGCGACGAAATTGGCAAGCTGCGGGAGCGGTTGCTGGCGGTTTAA
- a CDS encoding MFS transporter: MAAILISIALATLDTAIANTALPAIAADLHASPAASVWIINAYQLAAVATLLPFAALGGVLGHRRVYLGGLILFVVSSALCALAWSLPSLIIARVLQGVGASAIMSVNAALIGSIFPHERLGRGLGMNALVVGRSFSIGPTVASLVLSVASWPWLFAINLPIGLFALVFAWNSLPVTRLGSLPFDRLTAMLNVITFGALIFALSQAAQLGSMSSVMIALAIFLVGGALMLKREAGHPAPMFPLDLLKRPMFALSALTAFCSFATQGLAFVSLPFFFETTLGRDPVQTGFLMTPWSVVVAMIAPVAGRMSDRYPPGLLGGIGLAMLCLGMLSLASMPADASVVSITARMVLCGIGFGFFQAPNQKALMTSAPKERSSGASGTIATARLIGQATGAALVALSFGISSSHGPVLALSIGAGFAAVGSVASGLRLVTKNTANPKP, encoded by the coding sequence ATGGCCGCAATTTTGATCTCCATTGCCCTGGCGACTCTCGACACGGCCATCGCCAATACCGCCCTCCCCGCCATTGCCGCCGATTTACACGCGTCACCCGCAGCCTCGGTTTGGATCATCAATGCCTACCAGCTTGCAGCGGTGGCGACCCTATTGCCGTTTGCCGCGCTGGGCGGTGTGCTCGGCCATCGCCGGGTGTACCTGGGCGGGTTGATTCTGTTCGTGGTGTCCTCGGCGCTGTGCGCGCTTGCCTGGTCGTTGCCCTCGCTGATCATCGCCCGCGTGCTGCAAGGCGTCGGCGCGAGCGCGATCATGAGCGTCAACGCGGCGCTGATCGGCTCGATCTTTCCCCATGAGCGGCTTGGCCGAGGGTTGGGCATGAATGCGCTGGTGGTCGGTAGGTCGTTTTCCATCGGCCCAACCGTTGCCTCGCTGGTGCTGTCAGTGGCGAGCTGGCCATGGCTGTTCGCGATCAACCTGCCCATCGGCCTGTTCGCGCTAGTGTTTGCCTGGAACTCCCTGCCTGTCACCCGGCTTGGCTCCCTGCCCTTCGACCGCCTGACGGCGATGCTCAACGTGATCACTTTCGGCGCGCTGATTTTCGCCTTGAGTCAGGCGGCTCAGCTGGGTTCGATGAGCAGTGTGATGATCGCGCTGGCGATCTTTCTCGTGGGCGGCGCGCTGATGCTCAAGCGTGAAGCCGGGCACCCCGCGCCGATGTTTCCGCTGGACCTGCTCAAGCGTCCGATGTTCGCGCTGTCGGCCCTGACCGCTTTCTGCTCCTTCGCCACACAAGGGTTGGCCTTTGTCTCGCTGCCGTTCTTCTTCGAGACCACGCTGGGTCGCGACCCGGTGCAGACCGGGTTTTTGATGACGCCCTGGTCGGTGGTGGTGGCGATGATCGCGCCGGTCGCCGGGCGGATGTCCGACCGGTATCCGCCAGGGTTGCTGGGCGGTATCGGGCTGGCCATGTTGTGCCTGGGCATGCTGTCGCTGGCGAGCATGCCGGCCGACGCCAGCGTGGTCTCGATCACCGCGCGAATGGTGCTGTGCGGCATCGGCTTTGGCTTCTTTCAGGCGCCGAACCAGAAAGCGCTGATGACCAGCGCCCCCAAGGAGCGCTCCAGCGGGGCCAGCGGCACGATTGCCACGGCACGCTTGATCGGTCAGGCGACTGGCGCCGCTCTGGTGGCGCTGAGCTTCGGCATTTCCAGCAGCCACGGGCCGGTGCTGGCGTTAAGCATCGGTGCGGGCTTTGCGGCCGTGGGCAGTGTAGCGAGTGGATTGCGACTGGTGACCAAAAACACGGCCAATCCCAAGCCATAG